The genome window CCGGCACACGGTGAGCCCCTCGAGCGAGGCCACCAATTGCGGCGCGCTCTGCACCGTCTGCGCGTCCGCCTTCTCCAACATGTCCGTGACGGCGGCCAGCTGCCACAGCCGCGCGTCAAGGCACGCGGCCGTCTGCCAGGCGGTATCCGCGCTGTCTCCGCCCTCCGCCAGGCAGGCGCCGGTGCGCAGCTCGCGCCACTGCGAGGCATAGGCATCCAGCGCCGTGGAGAGCCGCTCCCAGGAGGACTCGGCGTAGGGCTGGCCGATGGCGCGGAAGGCCGTGTGTACCCGCTCCCTCCGCTCGGGGCTCCAGGCCGCGGCGAGCTTCTCCACCTCCTGCTCGCAGCGCACCTCGCGCCGGTGCGCCACCACGTACTCCCCGCCCATGCCCACCACGCCGGCCACCAGCGCGGTACCCACCACCCACGCGAGCACCCGCCGGGGACGCGGGGTGAGCGCCTCCAGCAGCGCCTCCATGGAGGGGAAGCGCTCCTCGGGCCGAGGCCGCAACCCCCTCAGCACCACCCGCCGCACCCGTGCGGGCACCCGCGTGCCTCGCCCTGGCGGCCGCACCTGCCCATCCCTCGCGGCCCGCCCGAGTTCCTCCAGGCTGGTGCCCTGGAAGGGCCGCGCTCCATAGAGCGCCTCGTAGAGGGCCACGCAGAAGCTGAACTGGTCCGAGAGGGCGTCCGCCCGGTGGCTCTGGAGCTGCTCCGGCGCCATGTACGCCGGCGTCCCCAGCAGCGCCCCCTCCTGAGTGAGCAGGGAGGCCCCCTGCCCTGGCGCGTCCGCTCGCGGCGCCGCGGTGTCTCCGGAGGGCTCCGCCGGATCCGTGGTGAGGGCCAGCCCGAAGTCCGTCACCCGTACCCGGCCATCCCGGCCCACGAGGACATTGGCGGGCTTGAAGTCGCGGTGTACCAGCCCCGCCGCGTGCGCGGCCGCCAACCCCCTGCCCGCCTCCAGGAAGACGCGCAGCACCTCCTGCCAGGAGCGCGGCTGGCGCAGCCACTCCGCCAGCGTGGTGCCCTCCACCAGATCCATGGCCAGGAAGACGCCGTCGCCGCACGTGCCCACGTCATGCACGGCCACGACATGGGGGTCCGAGAGCCGGGCCAGCGCCTGCGCCTCGCGCAGCAGCCTTCGCCGCAGCGCCTCCTCGTCCCGTCCCTCCGGGCGCAGCAGCTTGATGGCCACCCGGCGGTTCAGCTCCGGGTCTCTCGCCGCGTACACCACCCCCATGGCTCCCTGGCCGATGCGCTCGATCACCACGTAGCGCGCCAGGGTGGCTCCCGGAGCCAGCTCCGCCCCCCCTCCGGCCCCCCCCGGCAAGCCGGGCCTGGAGCTCGCCCCCGCGGCGACCGCCAGCTGGCACAGCGCGCACCCTTCCGTGTGCGCAAGCACCTGGGTTCGGCGCTCCTCCGGCAGCAATCCTCCGAGGAAGTCGCTCAGTGTCGTCTCGCTCGGGCAGCCCATCAGGGAGAACAGATTATCAGGTCCGGCTCGCTAAATACCCGACATCCCTGGATTTTTAATTTTCTTGGGATGCGGGTAATTCCGGGCCCTCTTCATCCATGGAACCCCCATCGGTCCCGGACTCCATGACTCCAGAATCCCTTCATCGCTCCGCCTCCCCCACCGAGAGCCCTTCGAGCCAGCGCCTGCGGGTGGGTGCCCTCGCGCTGGGAACCGTGGCCCTGATCGCGGGCGTGGCGCTGATCGCCAACCGCTCCTCTGAAGAGGCGGGCCAGGGCCCGACGAACCCAGCGACGGCTCCGGGCGCCCCGCGACAGGGGCCGTCTGGAAGCGGTGCCTCCGCTGGCCACGAAGGCCACGAGGGCTCGGAGAAGGCCCGGGAGAAGGGGCCTCGGTTCTCCAGCACCACCTGCTGGGAGAACCTGGAGCAATTCAACGAGACGGTGACCCTCGACACGTTCCGCGCGTGGGCCGCGCCGCTGCTGGCCTCCAAGGACCCGCACGTGCGCGAGTACCTCAAGGGGCGCCTGGCCGAGCTCATCGGCAAGGACGAGGGCCGCGCGCTCGAGGTGCTGGAGTGGGCGCGCGAGGCCGCGCCCGCGGAGTTCAAGGTGCTGATGGCCGGCCTCCGGGGCTCGCAGGCCATCACCCTTCCCAAGATCGGCGCGCAGCTCACGGAGATGGGGCTCGATGAGCGCATGGACATGGGCCGGCGCGCGGGCTTCCTGGACGAGCTGCGCAACATGCCCCAGCTCGAACCGGCCGCGCTGGATCGGCTGTCCCGCTTCGCCCAGGACCCCGCCTCGGGCGAGGCCGGCTGGGTCACCACGCGCGCCATCGGCCAGGTGATGAAGGGAGACTTCACGCGCACGGGCAACGCCAAGCCCTACCTCGACAAGCTGTTCACCATCGGCACCCAGTCGCCGGACGAGCCGGTCCGCTACCTCGCCCTCGAAATGGAGATGCATGCCGAGGCGCCGCTCGACGCGCAGGCCACCGAGAAGCTGGCGAAGATCCTCGCCACCGAGGGCAGCGAGAACATCCGCGAGGTGGCGGCGCACGACCTCTCGCTGGCCGAGGACAAGGCCAAGGCGCTGGAGATCTACTCCCAGGCCTTCGAGGCCGAGAAGGACCTCTGTGTGCGCTGGGCCCTGTTCCGCTTCGCCGCCCGCGCCGCGGGCAAGAACGCGCTGCCGGTCATGGCGAACATGGCCGTGACGGATCCGCGCTTCCAGGCCAACTACCACGACTTCCAACGGCTCTACGCCAGCGGCGTCCTCGACTTCGATCGGATCTGGTTCGGCCTGCCCGACCAGAACCCCCACGGCTGCCTCGACAAGCACGAATAAGGCCCGGAGCTCACCCATGACACGCCACTTCCTTCCCCTCCATGGGCTCCCCACCCTGGCGCTCACCCTCAGCCTCCTGGCCCCCACCCTGGCCCTCGCCGGGCAGGAGGGCGCCACGCAAGACGCTCCCGCGCTCAAGGGCGAGAGCTGCTCGGTCCAGGGGCTGATGGATCAGATCCGCCGCGGGCTTGGCTCGAAGTCGGAGGCCTACAAGCTCTACCTGCGCACGCTGCTGCGCGAGTCGGCCGTCACCCTGCCCCTGAGCGAGCTGCAGGCGGCCTTCGAGCGCGAGTACGACCCGGCGATGGCCGAGCACCTCGCGGCCGCCCTCGTGGCGAGGACCGAGCGCGGCCTGGAGCCCGAGGCGATGGAGCTCGTCGCCCAGCGGGCCCTGGGAGATCGCGACCCGAGCATCCGCGCCGCCACGGTCCGCGCGCTGCGGCGCACCGGCGCGCTGGAGCGCACGGGGGACATGTACGAGCGACTCATCCGGGACCCCTCGCCCGAGGTGCGCCAGGAGGCCGCGACCAACCTCGTCGAGGACAACATCGAGGTCTACGGCGGGCGGGATGCCCGGGCGGCGGATACCGCCGTCACGGTGGCGGCGGCCTCCACGGATCCGAAGCTGACCGCGCAGATCCTCGGCAACATCATGACCGGAGAGGTCAGCGCCGGCTCGGCGCGCAAGCTCGAGCAATTGCTGGGCAACGACTCGGCCGAGGTGCGCGCGGCGGCCAGCACCGCGCTCGGCGGCGTGCCGGCGGCGGAGATGGGCAGCGCCCGCGAGGCGCTGGTCGGCATGTACCGGGGAGAGAAGGACCCCACGGTACGCAAGGCCATCATTCAGAGCATCGCCCGGCTGGGCTTCTCCGGCGCGGTGCCCGAGCTCCAGCGGCTGCGCGGCGTCGATCCGAGCCTCGCCCCCGAGATCGACACGTGGATTCGCGTTCTCAACATGGACCTTCAGGAGTGGAGCCTGATCCTGGGGGCCAAGCAGCGACTGCAGCAACAGGCTCGGTGACACACCTTCCACACGGGGGTCGGTGAACCGACCCGAGAGGAACAACGATGCGTAAGACGATGAAGACGGTATTGGCTTCCCTGGCGCTCATCCCCGCGGTCGCGTCCGCCGCGTACCGGGTCGGCTCGCCCTTCCCCGGCGACGTGACGGCCACCACCTATTACTCGAGCGGCTCGTTCCACGGCGCGGTGGACATCTCCAGCCGCAACGCCTGTGGCTACTGGGGTGTCGAGACGGGCGTGGTGGGCTCCATGTCCTGGAACGTGACCATCCGCACCACGGGCGTGGTGTGCTACGGCAACGGCAGCGGCAACCAGAACGAGGTGAAGCACACCTTCGCCAACGGCTACACGCTGCGCCAGTGGCACTTCCTCAAGGAGCCCACCTCGTACGACCGGACGTGTGACCGCTGCCAGATCGGCGACGAGGGCGGCACGGGCAACGTCACCGGCCCCCACACCCACATGCAGTACGACAAGTCCGGCACCAACAGCACCTCCTGGTACTCGGGCACCACCAAGGGTGAGTTCCTCGACCGCGGCGAGACCGTCGGCTACGTCGGCTGATTCGCCTGAGCGGTTCCAGGCAAGGAGGCGGGTCCCCAGGGGCCCGCCTTTTTTATTAGGAACCGAGATTCCCTGCCATCTCAGCCATCCATGCTTTCCAAGTGGAAGCAGGAGCGTTCTGAACGGACGCAACCACGGGGCCTCGGCCCTGCTTCGAGGACACGTCTCCCTCTGAAACAGCTCAGCGTGGAGTGCTGGCGCGGCCTTTGCTCATGCCCGCTCCGACTCGCTGAACCCCCATTCGGA of Hyalangium ruber contains these proteins:
- a CDS encoding HEAT repeat domain-containing protein — translated: MTRHFLPLHGLPTLALTLSLLAPTLALAGQEGATQDAPALKGESCSVQGLMDQIRRGLGSKSEAYKLYLRTLLRESAVTLPLSELQAAFEREYDPAMAEHLAAALVARTERGLEPEAMELVAQRALGDRDPSIRAATVRALRRTGALERTGDMYERLIRDPSPEVRQEAATNLVEDNIEVYGGRDARAADTAVTVAAASTDPKLTAQILGNIMTGEVSAGSARKLEQLLGNDSAEVRAAASTALGGVPAAEMGSAREALVGMYRGEKDPTVRKAIIQSIARLGFSGAVPELQRLRGVDPSLAPEIDTWIRVLNMDLQEWSLILGAKQRLQQQAR